The DNA window aaggcctcaaatggatctcaaggtgtctcacatGTCTCAAGggatctccatgtcaattatcaagcttcaattccaaggattgctcactcaatggctcagatgatcaataatcgactatgctgacctaaaagtcaactatagtcaaaatacagtcaaacttcaagatttttggtcaacatcaagtatgtgaggttatatccatcatttgatcaaaggttgatcatgatccattgataaaaactcagaaatgaacaaatgcaaaggttcaaattagggttttttataggagaaagtcaactcaactttgactggtcataactttcacatggagcatcaaaaatttcccacaagccaaggccagaaatgcatcatttgggagatatggtacaaaagattataggtccttttcaaaggtcaatcgaaagcagttttttgtcaaagggaatatcatcaagataaaatctacaaatgaaaaatatggtccaaagtggcttatagaggacatcttgaggtttctaaaaagttctagaactcctccatatcttaaaaattgagggagatatgcctcgtcaaagttgggcgattttggatggaaaatgtgaagcaaataagggtTAGACTtggattttttccaaatgggcctattcttttatgatccaaacttgctTATAAGAGTATTAAAAAGTTCCAAACTTAAGCCCACGACTATTtgacttttattatatttttaaggaatttttattcattaaaaagattaatttaatcaaatatttggaaGGGAAATATAAAAGATTTGTTTTGGCCTATTTTCTAATCCACTTTAAACACATAAATGCCATATATTTGATGTTATTTCGTGGGAAAGAGGGATTGGTAAGAGGAGATTGGATTGAAGCCAATTTTAGAAGGTTTTAAAGGTGATTTTCAATAAAATCTTATTGAGAGGAAAAGCTTGATTCAGTCCAAGGAATTGACCTAATTGAATCATATATAAACACACAAGAATTGCAGACAGAGGGGTTTTTTGGCTAGCCTCCAAGGGCCATGGTCGAGTTCCAAAAAAGAGAAGGAAAActgaaatttgatttttatattgCAGGGCGATTCACTTGGTTGTGAGGATTCAAACGCGATCCTGGAGGTGTTCTGTAGCAAACCACACCATCATCATTGATCAACACGCCAGGAACAAGCCTGTATAGGCTACGGTTTGCGTCTTCTTTTTTGAATTCGTTTGTGCTTATATAGTCATCATAAATAACATGTGAGtatatgttcttgatcttgagaaGGATTGGAAACGTTCTGTGCTATTTAATTGGAGTTTGGATGCGTATATAGGAATATGCCATTACTAGGGTTTGGAGTTTCACATGGGGTTTTTTGATTTAGACAAAATTGGGCGGAACTGAGGGCATGGTGGTGTTCAGGGGAGTAATTCCGATCGATTATGGGCTTCATAACGTATTTATATTGCGTTATTTTCACATTCGAAATCTGCAGGGGGAGATGTCAAACGAAAACGATGATGAACAGTATACAGGGGGGCGCCAATTTCGTTTGAAACATTTATACGATTGTATTTTAGTATATTATATTTAAGGGTTATTTTGTTTACAGCGAGGGGGATCAGCGCAGATGGCAAGTTAATGAAGAGTTTAATCGGGAGggactgggttcgatcccagcctcccatgagtttttttttctttttttttcttctctttcagATAGTGTCACGCATTCAGATCCGGTGTGGTTTCCCCCATACATCCTCTTGTGTATCCTCACGCCACTACCACTGGATGAGTAGATCATCAGATCCAATGCACATCAACATGCAGGTCCACTATGGACCTCACAGGAGGCGCCACACAGGATTTCATAccaggtttcttttattttttttatattatttatatgttataattgtttaattacatatgtatatattattatgtATATCAACATAATCTTAAAATTAAGTTAATGATATAATTAAGATTAAgatattaaattaggattaggcttaggattattttcccgattGTTCGACtattctaatttaatttatttaatctgtCTAAACCATTAAAAAGATCATAAAAACCCTAGAAGGTcatcaatgcattagggtttgcccaatcccactgcccaattggcaaaacattaaccctcaattaattttctcctcgatccgactacacctattagtcgcattggcgagaaataaatttaatttaattaagtcatttgttaatattaattaatttgactAATTCTTggttaattctctcctcgatccgactaaacctattggtcgcattgacgagagataaaataataaaacgcaATAGTGAAATTCATTATCAtgtaataatcaaacctattgattatgagagataatgataaaattaataatttaatcacaaaattaaaatacattttatttgctgtTCGTGACGATCGAACCTATCGGTCAGAATAACCATCAATACATTATTTCATTCGTCAATTatcatgatcaaatctattgatcatcacaCCTAACGAAAACATATCAAATAAGGGTTGTACGTcataattaaaacactcatttcatCTTCGAATCTCAATTTCTAAAAccgcgataggccattcaaaaagcctttaaaacaacttcatcacaaattctaaggcgtacaacctgtgcccgaactacgttgactctgattctccccaaggagatacgtaggcacttggcaacaaggcgagtccccctcctccaaactctaatcatgttcaaataattagcctttaactctattaactgtttgttacctttctttatgtttaacCATAAACCTGAGCTTTATAacgcaaaccttaggaaagggttgagggtgcctaacaccttccctcgacctgaatataataacttaccccgaatctcttaaccgcatagggtttcctattcgccctggtagaataggtggcgactctaaatctttaatttttagggcagattGCTACAACTGTTTGGCTAGCAAAAAGGTAAATGGTGTTTTACCAGCTTTGGTGTTGGATCAGGTGACAACGATTGTAGATGAGGTGGCAGATAACCTGGACAAAGAGGATATGGACAAAAGGGGTGAAAAGGTTGTGATGACTACCGAGGTTGTTGAGGTTGTTATTCCCAATATTTGGGAGGAGGGTCCCATGGAGTTGACTTACCACGATGCAAAAACTTCAAATTCTTGGCCTCTTATTCACGTGCCAAATAAAAGAAGTGACGTGGATATTAATTTCAAATCTCATTCTTTGGAGGTGGGCCATATCGTTGTTTTCTCCTTGGGCCCTCAGATTGATACGGGTAAAGCCCAAATTGAAGAGACTCTTTCCAGAAAGAACAGTTTGCCCACCTTTGCGGATGTTAGAGAATTTTCCTCCTCGGGTTTGATGGCTGCAGCGGAGAATTCTTTGTTGGGGGCTCCTTCATCAAATTCTTATGTTCCTTCCTCGCTGATAATAAAAGACAACATGAGATCTATGGTTCAACAGGAGCgctatcttcttcttcatctagtTCTGATGCTTGTTTGGCAGAGGCGGATTCACTTTCGGGCAAGGGTTTTTCTCCAACTTCGATTGCCATTAGGAATTCTTTCCTTCCTTTGCTTAAATCAAAATCGGCGGTGGGGGAAGGTTATGTTGGCAAAAAGATTAATAGTAGTGCAGTAGTAGCGGTGCAGGCTAACAGTGATTCGGATTCAAGATTTGGTGATATTCCCGATGAAGATGTAACAAGGGGcaaaaatagatttttggcaAGAGAAAGTGAGGAGATGGCATTCAAACTGTGGGAGAAGGCTTCTATGTTTGGAGCACAAGGGGTAGCATCAGATTTGGTTATGGTGGAATCAATCATTTCTATGGAACATAGGGATAGGTTATTGAAAGAGTAGAAGGCAGGCGCTAAAGGAGGTAAGTCATGAATATTATCTCTTATAATCTTCGCAGGTTGGGTAGTTTACTGAAACGTAGATCCTTTAGCAATTTGGTTCGTAAATAGGGCTTCGATTTGTgttttattcaagaaaccaaagaTGTTTTGGTTCCagacagtttttttttttgagcTTTGGGGCGGGACAGATGTGGAATGGTCCCTTAAAGCTTTTGCTGGCAATTCAGGAGGTCTGTTAACTTTGTGGAGAAATGGATCATTCAGCTCTTGTTATAGCTTTCAGGGGAAGGTTTTTTTGGGTGTTTGTGGTTTCTGGAAAAATGTTTTGGTGTATGTTGTCAATGTATATTCTTCTTGTGTTCTGGATAAGAAGAGGAAGTTATGGAAGGAGTTAGAGTCTTTTCAAAGGAGGTTCCCGAAAGGTGCTTGGTTATTGAGGGGATTTTAACGCTGTCCGTGAAGAAGCTGAGCAGAAAAGTGTGAATGGTGTTGTGAACAGGCGAGAATTAGAAGGGTTCAATAAGTTCATTGATAATATGGAATTGGTTGATCTTCCCGTTTTCGGCGAGAGATTTACTTGGTTTAGTGGTGACGATAGAGCTATGAGTCGTTTGGATAGATTTCTAATGTCGGAGTGCTTGGTGGAGGAGTGGAAAGTGGGGTCAAGTGGTAGGGATGAGGGATCTTTCGGATCATTGCCCGATTTGGATCAAATTTGATTCTTTGGATTGGGGTCCGAAGCCGTTTAAGTTCCTCTCTTGTTGGGTCAAGcatgatgatttttattctttcacTGAAAAGAGTTGGAATGAGATTCATGTCTGTGGGAAAACGATATTTTGTTTCAAAGAGAAACTTGAATTTTTAAGGGCCGCGTTGAGGAATTGGAATAGAGAAGTTTTTGGAATCCTAAATCTTGAAGTGGAAGTGGCAAGAAAGGATTTTAATTCTCTTGATGACTTAGCTTTCGATGGTAGTTTAGTGGATTTAGAAGAGTTGGCTTTAAGGCGGTCGGTTGCTTCCTCCAAAATGTGGGAAACTCTTAATTTCAAGGAAAGCATTCTTCGTCAGAAGGCTAGGGTGTTATGGATGGAAGAGGGGAATTCTAATTCCAAGTTTTTTCATAAAATGGTTAACATTAGAATAAGACGGAATTCTTTTTTGGGTCTAaacactccaagggggtggattgACCGAGTAGATTTGGTGAAAGAGGAGATCATGAACCATTTTCAAAGTAGATTTGCGGAACCTTTGGCTTTTTGAACCCGTTTGGATGGTATTGTCTTTAATTCTCTCTCGGAGGAAGAAGTGTCTTTTTTAGAGAGTCCTTTTTCGGAAGAGGAGGTGTGGGATGTTATTTCAAAGTGTGATGGAGAAAGAGTCCCAGGCCCGATGGCTTCACTATGGGTTTCTACAAAACGTGTTGGCCTTTCTTAAAGAAAGAGATTCTTAACTTTGTCAAGGAGTTTCATGCTTTCTCCGTCCTTCCTAAAGCGGTTACCGCTTCCTTCTTGGCTCTAATTCCCAAGGTAAATAATCCATTGTCTTTAGACGAATATAGACCTATTTTCCTCATTAGTAGTATGTATCGGATTTTGGCTAAATTGTTGGCGTCGAGATTGAAGATGGTTTTGGGAAAGCTTATTTCTACTTGCCAATCCGCTTTTCTACCTAATCGTAACATGTTGGATGGAGTTCTTGTCTTGAATGAATCGTTGGACTTTGCAGAGAGGTTTAACAAAAGGTGCATGATGGTAAAGGTCGGTTTCGAAAAGGCGTATGATTGTGTGTCGTGGGATTTTCTTTGGTATATGCTTGAAAGGACGGGGTTTGGCGTAAAATGGAGAAGTTGGATCGAAGCGCTTGTTTTTAATAGTTCCATGTCTATTTTGGTGAATGGTAGTCCTACTCGAGATTTTGAGGTTTTTAAAGGACTTAGACAAGGTGACTCACTATcacc is part of the Vicia villosa cultivar HV-30 ecotype Madison, WI linkage group LG2, Vvil1.0, whole genome shotgun sequence genome and encodes:
- the LOC131649625 gene encoding uncharacterized protein LOC131649625 — encoded protein: MRDLSDHCPIWIKFDSLDWGPKPFKFLSCWVKHDDFYSFTEKSWNEIHVCGKTIFCFKEKLEFLRAALRNWNREVFGILNLEVEVARKDFNSLDDLAFDGSLVDLEELALRRSVASSKMWETLNFKESILRQKARVLWMEEGNSNSKFFHKMVNIRIRRNSFLGLNTPRGWIDRVDLVKEEIMNHFQSRFAEPLAF